A window of Benincasa hispida cultivar B227 chromosome 9, ASM972705v1, whole genome shotgun sequence genomic DNA:
GTTGGGTTTTAAGTACAAATATGTTTAAGTTTTAAGTTGGGGGAGGTAAGTTGGTTTgtttaagtaaatatagataTGTCTTGGTTTGATATTGAAATatgcatatttatatttaagtacaagtatgtttaagtttaagttaTGGTTAAAGTTAAGTTGgattttaagttctatattgactttgagattgaaatatgcAAGTTTGAATTGGTTTATTGATTCATTAATGTTCTTAGttgagttttaaattctatattcattttgagattgatatatagtatattgagtattaaacttatttaaatttgtattttgtaggtatctgGAGATTTTTGTTGAAGATGCATCTCCCGGCAAGCGTATTTAGGTTGTAGATAttaatgttattttggattTAGGAATTGTAGATTAAGGTTGTAGATGCATCTTCCACTATGTAGGTTGGTTTgtttaagtaaatatagataTGTCTtggtttgagattgaaatatgcATATCTATATTTAAGTACAAGtatgtttaagtttaagttatgattaaatttaagttgggttttaagttctatattgactttgagattgaaatatgcAAGTTTGAGTTGGTTTATTTCAATTCATTAACATTCTTAGttgagttttaaattctatattcattttgagattggtatatagtatattgagcattaaacttatttaaatttgtattttatagGTATCTGGAGATTTTTGTTGAAGATGCATCTCTCGGCAAGCATATTTAGGTTGTAGATGTTAATGTTATATTGGATTTAGGAATTGTGGATTAAGGTTGTAGATGCATCTCCCACTATGTACTTTGTTATCATGTAATGTTTTTTTGGACTAAGAAATTGTGGATGTTATGGTTTGGATTAAGGAATTGTGGATGTTATAGTAACTCTTGGATTAAGGTTGTagattcaaacatactttctatatattatttactaTCTATTATAGACATTTACTTGATTTTGGCAGtcttattttagtttgattgaTTTCTGTAAGATTCAAACAGGTATgacatttggaaaaaaaaaaaaaaaaaagagatctaaaaataaataaataaacagatTCAAATAGGTATGATATTTGGTTAAATATATAATCCTGACGCTAAAAGATGTACCTCAACAGTCCCAGGGGTCGGGAAAAGCCACAAAAGCACTTATCCAGACAACCAATTTATTATCCCGATAGTGACCATAAATCGTCGGGATTTAAAAGATATCCCGATGGTGGCCAGAAACGATCAGGATTTAATAGATATCCCAATGGTGGCCATAAACCGCCAGGATTTAAAAGACATCCCGTCAATGCCTAGACACCGTTAGGATAAAGGACTATAGCCCGACGGTACTCTTAACCGTCGGAGTATATTAACATCTCTCGGCGGTGCCTAGTCACCGTCGAGCAAAAGTAACATTGCCTAACAGCACTTGCACCGTCGGGCTATATTAAATTATCTTGACGGCTTCTACACCATCAGGATAACCTTCTAATCCTGACAGTGGTTATAAATTTATACCGTCAGGGGTTGTCCCTTTCTCCCAACGATTTTGTTTAGGGTCGGCAGAAAAGCCTCATCCTATATCCGTCGAGATAATTTTTCCCCTATGGCATGACTTCCATACTGTCGGGGAAGGTTTCCCCGACAAAGCTTTCCCGATGTATTGCCGACGATTTCCTGACCGTTGGAAAAACCTTTCCCAACGGCCTTTTCAACTTATGCCGATGGCTTTCACTGTCAGGAAAAGGtccaaattcttgtagtgatagtCCTTTTTATtcattagaaaaaatatatatatatttacatagCAAATTAATTGGAAAAATTTTAGTACCACACAAGTACCATACTTAgagatttgaaatatttttttaatggtaGTAGATCCCACGTATTTCTAAAAGTATGCTGACTTGATAGAAAATAAGAAAACCTagtatgcttttttttttcttctaaaaatgaatCTACGCGTGAGAATTTTTAAACTGATtacatcaacatttttttttttttttttttggtaataaacatgttttaaaaagggagaaaaaaaagaggaaaactAATTTAGTATAGCCAGAATTAGACGCTTTTTATTCGGAGAATTGATTGACCATGAAAGGAGGAAAATTGATCAAACACTTAATTTTGAGACGCAAAAAATGAACCACAAAATTCTAAGcctttccttttcaatttttggTTCCTCTTGGTGTACATTGATTACCCATCAATCATTcaaacacaaaattttgaacaatACAAGATTCATATTGAATCAACAAACATCCTTTGATATTCATGGAAAATGTCCTAAAGGATGAACCTCAAGTCTCTCACTAATCATATTCttgcattttctctcttttcattGCTGAATTCCATTTGTTTGCCTTCTTCTCTTTAGCCCATTCTTGATTCTTTCTCAACAATTTCTGAGTTCATGAACCGATTCGAGCGCGCAATATCTCAAAATGGTGGTAATGTCTCAAGCATTATGTCGTTCATTTCAttgaacatttttaaatatatgtgttgattgaattgaattgaattattgAATGAGCTTTATTGGTTctcttttaaataataaatgtaGGAAGTCTACCAAGGTTTGAACTGCCCACCAATCCCCAAGAACTGCAAACCCCTGAATCTTTGGGTATTGTTTTGCGAAATGCACAACGACTCCTAAGTGATTATGCCATCTCTTCACTGCCggtaagtgttatatttatttttgtttttcatttctacGAGTAGGAGATTTGATCATTGACTTTTGAGATGGTAATTAATGTCGTATCTATGTGAAAATTAACTTTAAGAGAcgaaaaatatatttagttacGTTTTGATCTAATTAACATGTATTTTTATCAAACTCTTGATAAATCATAttgagtttttttgttttttttcaaaagaaaaaaaaatcctattaGTTCATGCTATATTAGTTAAGGTCAATTAGCAAAGATTGAGTTTACatataaataatgaattttttatCTGTTTTGTTTGATGTTGTGTGTGAATCCTTGCTTATTTTGATATGTACAAGTTCATGCTATATGTGTTAGGTCGATAATTTTAtggttttataaatgattttgtttttaatttttacttcTCTCAAGGAACATTTAGATTCttagcaaaatttcaaattttataaaattgtttGAAACTAATAGCTATCAATCAAGAGTCTTAATTCATATATCATGAATGTGTGTttgtagtatttttttttttctttttagagaaTGATTGAATTGCATTAATTATTACGTTGGAGCTctctcattttaatttttgaactttAGAATTGTATATAAGAAAAACACCCATagaggggttttttttttttccccctttttctttttccttatcCTTTTCCATTAGAATGGTAGATGAAAGTTTATGTAAACATATGTGATATTAGTGATTTCCTGAAATGAAAGGTAACAAAAATGTTAAACATTTGATGTAGTTGAAATTTGAGTTGTTAATGGTTTTTCGTATCAATTTTTTGCATATTAATTTTCGTTAATCTAACAAAaagattgattaaaaaaaaaaaaaccttcaaaaTCCAAAAGCAAAATTGAAACTAACTAAAATTTAcgaatattttatataatttaatcaacTCTTGAATAATCGAAACTAAATTGAGAAAATATTAGACattgataatttaaaatttatattgaaaaaaaaaatatatgtagcGAATTGCTGAGCGATTCGAGCAAGATGGGTCTTCAACTGATCCAACGGTAAGAGGTCAAATCCAAGAAGAATTAGTTCAAATAGGCCTTAGAATGCAACAGTTTGGAGCGCTTCTTCTGGATCTTGGCAGTTCAATCTTGACACTCCGTTTGGAACAATCAACGGTAAattccttttttctttgtttctttttaatttatttcttttaattcaatttttatgcATATATAAcctaaagtaaaaataaaataaaataaaaaacaaatggtATTATTTAGATTGATCTCCAAGATCTTGCTCAAAGGGTTGTATCTACCAATTGTCCAATGGATGTGTTTCGTGCTGTGGTAGAAAGTTCAGCTCGAATTTCTGGGAGTAGTGGTCAAGATGTTGCTACTGAATTGTGCACCGATGAGACACTTGCTGAGGTACCATTTTTTCTTATctttaattttatcttcaatataattactttttaatcttttaattcatttacaTACATGAAGTTTTagagaattatttatttaatctatGAATTTGGATGAGTACGTGTGTTCGgtcctttaaattttttaaatgtatttcTTGAGTgttcaagtttttaaaaatatatgcatttgatctctaaattcaaaaaatatcttcttagtctttgaatttttaaaattggtttaaaaagTTCACCgagtatttttttattattattattttgaattagaaAAACAATCATTACTTCCATAAAATTATacatagactttttttttttttaaattcagaatgtcatataattatttaaattaagtaAAAATTACTTCAAAAACATTGTAAACCTATTCTGAAGAATTTATAGAATAAAAttgtacattttgaaaattcattaattgaatgcacatattttaaaatagtttagaGTCTAGAAAAAAGTAAGTTTTGAAAATACAGAGACCAAATATAAATATTCTTCAAACTCTAGAGATTAAAAACGtagtttttatatataaaaaaaatcatgaaatttttAAATGTGTATGATATATCATCGACCCATGGAATACTCTTGAAGGAGCTAAACAATTTTCATATGTTCATAgtgaatttttataatttgagtTGGTTTGTGCTATTAGCAAGTTCTTATTAGATTCATTGTGATTTTTTTGGTAATTGtaactttattaaaaataaataaattgaaaattatacgTGTCTCTAGGTtttgctttttttaaaaatagaatttgaatgatatctgatttctatgtgattgctATCTAGTTGATTGTTATACCtacaattacaaaaaaattgaagtcgtgactttgatttcttaaaatatatttaacatacaatataatttttcttttataggaATATTTAGAGATGTTCGCAAGTGATATAAACCGACGTTTACAAAGCAATTCAGAACAggaaaattaatacattttctcGAAGGATATTCGGAGATTTGTGGGTGTTGAAGTCCAACGGTGCCTCATCTTGTAATGCTGATCATTGGATATTATTAGTTTTCTCTCAACTTTATTTTTTGGtatattgcttctttttctttttataaacatattatgcttTAAATTGACGTATTTTCTTTCcccaaaaaaaaatctattttattaTATTCTAATTGTAGAATTTTAGGCTGTAAAATACATTTCCAGCTATGTTTTCTATTCTTTGATATTTTTAGTTATATCATGCAagtgaaacttataattttattttattacataaaacaaaatttttcaatattctaattaatgAAATATTCTTCTAcgttgttttatttaaatgattataattatttgaatagtTGTCCGTTCTAATATTTCATATCGATGATCTATATCATATTCATATACGAAAGGTTTTATCAATTCGCCTCGTAACTATTTGATTCAAATGGAGCTATTTtctgttatttaaaataaataaccttATTTTTAATTCTGTCCTTAAAAATGCATAAGtgaagtttcttcttcttcttcttttttttttgaataagttTGGCAGCTGTTACATATCAATTTCACACactacaattttctttttatccatatttttttaaacttttaattttgtgatgttgttgaattttcaattttaaattaagatcTACAGACCTAAATACAAGATTAAAAAATTTGGGTTCCCCatacataaattataatatCTACTTATTGAATcagttaattttattttttaatatattgaaaattatgAGCAAGAATTGAAATCTTTGACAAATTCtttataaatttctttatttacaCATATGAGAATATCTATATTCTATGGATACAGTACAGACATCAAGTTGAAATATTGGTTAAAAATAGTTTTGGTCCAAAATTttatgaaagtaacaatttaattgctaaactttagtttgtaatgatttagtctctatattttcaattttgtaacaatttagtttttatattttcaaatttttaataagtACAAAAATTTATcaactaatttttaattatttatgatataaaattttattttataaaatattgagTTTCCAATTACTTTATCggtttattttatacaataaattttattaaatattaatactaATTTCTataatagaaactaaattattacaa
This region includes:
- the LOC120087140 gene encoding uncharacterized protein LOC120087140 isoform X1 encodes the protein MNRFERAISQNGGSLPRFELPTNPQELQTPESLGIVLRNAQRLLSDYAISSLPRIAERFEQDGSSTDPTVRGQIQEELVQIGLRMQQFGALLLDLGSSILTLRLEQSTIDLQDLAQRVVSTNCPMDVFRAVVESSARISGSSGQDVATELCTDETLAEEYLEMFASDINRRLQSNSEQEN
- the LOC120087140 gene encoding uncharacterized protein LOC120087140 isoform X2 — translated: MNRFERAISQNGGSLPRFELPTNPQELQTPESLGIVLRNAQRLLSDYAISSLPRIAERFEQDGSSTDPTVRGQIQEELVQIGLRMQQFGALLLDLGSSILTLRLEQSTKVQLEFLGVVVKMLLLNCAPMRHLLRNI